In one Candidatus Methylomirabilota bacterium genomic region, the following are encoded:
- a CDS encoding formate--tetrahydrofolate ligase, translating to VRGLDNLDAHVACVRQFKVPVLVGLNRYPTDTEREYQAVLDRCGTLGVPAYVADVFGRGGEGGEDLARGLLKLLETERSAFAPLYPLDASVKAKLETIATRIYGADGVDYPKKVDRQIAQAEALGYGQLPVCVAKTQRSLSDDPTLLNRPRGFRITINDLRISAGAGFLVAQAGDITTMPGLPRKANAEGVDVTPDGVITGLF from the coding sequence CGTCCGCGGCCTCGACAACCTCGACGCCCACGTCGCCTGCGTCCGCCAGTTCAAGGTGCCGGTGCTGGTCGGGCTCAACCGCTACCCGACCGACACCGAGCGCGAGTACCAGGCCGTGCTCGACCGCTGCGGGACGCTCGGAGTGCCGGCCTATGTCGCGGACGTCTTCGGCAGGGGCGGGGAAGGGGGCGAGGACCTCGCGCGTGGGCTCCTCAAGCTCCTCGAGACCGAGCGCTCGGCGTTCGCGCCGCTCTACCCGCTCGACGCCTCCGTGAAGGCCAAGCTCGAGACCATCGCCACGCGCATCTACGGCGCGGACGGGGTCGACTACCCGAAGAAGGTGGACCGTCAGATCGCCCAGGCCGAAGCGCTGGGCTATGGCCAACTGCCGGTCTGCGTGGCCAAGACGCAGCGGTCGCTGTCCGACGACCCGACCCTGCTCAACCGGCCGCGCGGTTTCCGGATCACGATCAACGACCTGCGGATCTCTGCTGGGGCGGGGTTCCTCGTGGCGCAGGCCGGCGACATCACGACCATGCCGGGGCTGCCGCGCAAGGCCAATGCCGAGGGCGTGGATGTCACGCCGGACGGGGTGATTACGGGGCTCTTCTAG
- a CDS encoding ATP-binding cassette domain-containing protein translates to MIQVDRLTKSYGPVTAVHDVSFNVEKGQIVGFLGPNGAGKSTTMKILACFMAASGGSARVAGFDVFSQSLEVRRRIGYLPENSPLYADLPVAAYLDFVAEAKGVPRGVRRSKVADVMDRCFVTDMQHRLIGKLSKGYRQRVGLAQALLGDPEVLILDEPTIGLDPRQITEIRALIKSLGGQHTVILSTHILPEVSMVCDSIIIINRGRVVAKGTQAELVEQVFPAARVEVEVAGPGEAIASSLKTLPGVTSVEAIGVEAIGARDGASRFVVESPRGRDVRGELVRLVAGRGWELLELHQVGLSLEEVFIRVVAGEEHAPQVLESVVETAQ, encoded by the coding sequence ATGATCCAGGTCGATCGACTGACGAAGAGCTACGGGCCGGTGACGGCCGTCCACGACGTGTCGTTCAACGTCGAGAAGGGGCAGATCGTCGGCTTCCTGGGCCCCAACGGGGCCGGCAAGTCCACGACGATGAAGATCCTGGCCTGCTTCATGGCGGCCAGCGGCGGCAGCGCGCGGGTGGCGGGCTTCGACGTGTTCAGCCAGTCTCTCGAGGTGCGCCGGCGCATCGGCTACCTGCCGGAGAATTCCCCGCTCTACGCCGACCTGCCGGTGGCCGCGTATCTCGACTTCGTCGCCGAGGCCAAGGGTGTCCCGCGCGGAGTGCGCCGGTCCAAGGTCGCCGACGTGATGGACCGCTGCTTCGTCACCGACATGCAGCACCGGCTCATCGGCAAGCTCTCCAAGGGCTACCGGCAGCGGGTGGGGCTGGCGCAGGCGCTCTTAGGCGACCCGGAGGTGCTGATCCTCGACGAGCCCACCATCGGGCTCGACCCGCGCCAGATCACCGAGATCCGCGCGCTGATCAAGTCGTTGGGCGGCCAGCACACGGTCATCCTCTCCACGCACATCCTGCCGGAAGTCTCCATGGTCTGCGACAGCATCATCATCATCAACCGCGGCCGCGTCGTGGCCAAGGGCACCCAGGCGGAGCTGGTGGAGCAGGTCTTCCCCGCGGCACGCGTGGAGGTGGAGGTGGCCGGCCCCGGAGAGGCCATCGCTTCATCTCTAAAGACCCTGCCCGGCGTGACGTCGGTAGAAGCGATTGGGGTGGAGGCGATCGGCGCCCGCGACGGCGCCTCCCGGTTCGTCGTCGAGTCGCCGCGCGGGCGCGACGTGCGCGGGGAGCTTGTGCGGCTCGTCGCGGGCCGCGGCTGGGAGCTCCTCGAGCTGCACCAGGTCGGGCTCTCCCTCGAGGAGGTCTTCATCCGCGTCGTGGCGGGCGAGGAGCACGCGCCGCAGGTCTTGGAGTCCGTGGTGGAGACGGCGCAGTGA
- a CDS encoding ABC transporter permease produces the protein MRGWLPVFKKEMRLYFGSPVAYAVATFFLFIAAFFFAPSFIQYADVSMRSAMQPQMGQTLNATENILRPLTYNMAVVLLFFIPMLTMRLFAEEKRSGTMELLLTYPLRDGEVLAGKFLAALALYASILALTVSYPITVAWFTRIEWGAVLTGYLGLLLVGAAFLSIGLFVSSTTENQIVAGFGTFGALLTLWLLGWFADSAQGALRTVIQQAAIIEHMESFAKGVLDTKDLVYYLSVTAFALFLTLRSLESKRWRG, from the coding sequence GTGAGGGGCTGGCTGCCGGTCTTCAAGAAAGAGATGCGTCTCTACTTCGGCTCGCCCGTCGCGTATGCCGTCGCGACCTTCTTCCTCTTCATCGCCGCCTTCTTCTTCGCGCCGTCCTTCATCCAGTACGCGGACGTCTCGATGCGCTCGGCCATGCAGCCGCAGATGGGACAGACCCTCAACGCCACGGAGAACATCCTGCGCCCCCTCACGTACAACATGGCCGTGGTGCTGCTCTTCTTCATCCCGATGCTGACCATGCGACTCTTCGCGGAGGAAAAACGCTCGGGCACCATGGAGCTTCTCCTGACCTACCCGCTGCGCGACGGCGAAGTCCTCGCGGGCAAGTTCCTGGCCGCCCTGGCGCTCTACGCCTCCATCCTCGCGCTGACGGTCTCGTACCCCATTACCGTCGCCTGGTTCACCCGGATCGAGTGGGGCGCCGTTCTGACCGGGTACCTCGGCCTCCTGCTCGTGGGTGCGGCCTTCCTGTCCATCGGGCTCTTCGTGTCGTCGACCACGGAGAACCAGATCGTGGCGGGCTTCGGCACCTTCGGCGCGCTCTTGACCCTCTGGCTGCTCGGCTGGTTCGCCGACTCGGCGCAGGGCGCGCTCCGGACCGTGATCCAGCAGGCCGCCATCATCGAGCACATGGAGAGCTTCGCCAAGGGCGTCCTCGACACGAAGGACCTCGTCTACTACCTCTCGGTGACCGCCTTCGCGCTGTTCCTCACGCTCCGCTCGCTCGAATCGAAGCGGTGGCGGGGTTAG
- a CDS encoding DUF4350 domain-containing protein yields MTFLKTFLMTLLKRWGMWGAVLCLLGAGGLALFASWMTRLQWALVIAAAVLFVAAAALNWREGASLLGRRGMRHGASAALLVLMALGVAVLANAVSLRYNARWDLTENKRHSLSRQTVKLVRGLAAPVEVIGFFRSDTPGKRTAEDLLKQYAQASGGKFTYRMEDPDRSPGLARRYGVESYGTLVMQSGDKSEKVLDADEDRLTNALVKVSRSGKPVIYVVKGHGERDLSSAERAGLSQAKEQMEKANYTVKELELARQAKVPADAAVVIVPGPKTDLLPPELSALDAYLAQGGRVLFMADPLQADGLVKYLAKYGVALGNDIVVEPSPIGQLFGVGPEVPIVTGYERHPITKDMANVMTGFPVTRSVAPAKEGPLKGIMATALAKTSRDSWGETDLAGLRRGQPARRDPADTPGPVSVLTAVTIVPAPGAKTEPETDDDAAKKPEGRLVVLGTSTFASNQGLGFQGNRDLFLNIVSWLAGQEGEIAIRPKDTRQNPIFLTSAQSRTVLWLSIVILPGAVMVCGIWLVVRRRRIK; encoded by the coding sequence ATGACGTTCCTCAAGACGTTCCTCATGACGCTGCTCAAGCGCTGGGGCATGTGGGGCGCCGTGCTCTGCCTGCTGGGCGCCGGCGGGCTCGCGCTCTTTGCGTCGTGGATGACGCGGCTGCAGTGGGCGCTCGTGATCGCCGCCGCCGTTCTCTTCGTCGCGGCGGCCGCGCTCAACTGGCGCGAGGGCGCCTCGCTCCTCGGCCGCCGCGGGATGCGCCACGGCGCGAGCGCGGCCTTGCTGGTGCTGATGGCCCTGGGCGTGGCGGTGCTCGCCAACGCCGTGTCGCTCCGCTACAACGCGCGCTGGGACCTGACCGAGAACAAGCGCCACAGCCTCTCGCGCCAGACGGTCAAGCTGGTCCGGGGGCTTGCGGCGCCGGTCGAGGTCATCGGCTTCTTCCGCTCAGACACGCCCGGCAAGCGCACGGCCGAGGACCTGCTCAAGCAGTACGCCCAGGCCTCCGGGGGCAAGTTCACCTACCGCATGGAGGACCCCGACCGCTCGCCGGGGCTCGCGCGGCGCTACGGCGTTGAAAGCTACGGCACGCTCGTGATGCAGAGCGGGGACAAGTCCGAGAAGGTGCTCGACGCCGATGAGGATCGGCTGACGAATGCCCTCGTCAAGGTCAGCCGCTCAGGCAAACCCGTGATCTACGTCGTCAAGGGGCACGGGGAGCGCGATCTCTCGAGCGCCGAGCGGGCCGGTCTCAGCCAGGCCAAGGAGCAGATGGAGAAGGCCAACTACACCGTCAAGGAGCTCGAGCTGGCGCGCCAGGCCAAGGTGCCGGCGGACGCGGCGGTTGTCATCGTCCCGGGGCCGAAGACCGATCTCCTGCCGCCCGAGCTCTCGGCTCTCGACGCGTACCTCGCGCAGGGCGGCCGTGTGCTCTTCATGGCCGACCCGCTCCAGGCCGACGGCCTCGTCAAGTACCTCGCCAAGTACGGCGTCGCGCTGGGCAACGACATCGTCGTCGAGCCGAGTCCCATCGGCCAGCTCTTCGGCGTCGGGCCCGAGGTGCCGATCGTCACGGGTTACGAGCGGCACCCGATCACCAAGGACATGGCCAACGTCATGACGGGCTTCCCGGTCACGCGCTCGGTCGCGCCGGCGAAGGAGGGCCCGCTCAAGGGAATCATGGCGACGGCGCTGGCCAAGACGAGTCGCGATTCATGGGGCGAGACCGATCTGGCCGGGCTCAGGCGCGGGCAGCCCGCGCGCCGGGATCCGGCGGATACGCCGGGGCCCGTGTCCGTGCTGACCGCCGTCACGATCGTGCCGGCGCCGGGCGCCAAGACCGAGCCCGAGACTGATGATGACGCGGCCAAGAAGCCCGAGGGACGGCTGGTTGTCCTGGGTACCTCGACGTTCGCTTCGAACCAGGGGCTCGGCTTCCAGGGCAACCGCGATCTCTTCCTCAACATTGTTTCCTGGCTCGCCGGGCAGGAAGGCGAGATCGCCATCCGTCCGAAGGACACGCGCCAGAACCCGATCTTCCTCACCAGCGCCCAGAGCCGGACCGTCCTGTGGCTCTCCATCGTCATACTGCCGGGCGCCGTGATGGTGTGCGGGATCTGGCTGGTCGTCCGCCGCCGCCGCATCAAGTAG
- a CDS encoding DUF4340 domain-containing protein: MSWKTLTILAVLAAGLGGFLVVDSYWLTPKREKTAGVKGRLWTIEPKDVLGLTIKRKDDTVTLKRVGDGWEMLEPVKTRANSGAVNEVVTGLATARVDREIDANPSKPSDFGLEPPEAFVTLEVKGQAAPLTLALGGKNPTGVWVYAREGGKPAVVAIGDSISRDVTRPVAEFRDRTLFAFDRRNVSAVDLDLDGSKMTLEAEDGGKWRIAKPGPYRGDADMITEMLDKLASVTVKEFLGPAKSPATFGLDKPSRVTLWLGKDKDRTSKTLLLGKVDAAKKGVYVQRQGEQEVLVAPSETWDKLPKSVAAVRDKVVFAYAYDKVNRVEIESAAGTVKLERNGIDWNITAPEALKADSGAVNGLLWRIRDLRASGFLDESPAGVARYLSKPDVTVKIWEEGVKEPKTLLLGLSKAVKVGEPTGVAAPTTQGPVFMVEAKDIGDLSKTATDLRDKSVVASFDMKEVKRVRVTVGDKRLLLERRGEDEWRVLEPSKGPAKEIKVTGLLLTLRALKWKEIAAADGADAARFGLDKPEVEIAVLKADGKEMAGLAIGRTDPKLSYVRSKSSPAIFAVDPKLLEDIRKAPSDIPG; the protein is encoded by the coding sequence ATGAGCTGGAAGACCCTGACCATCCTCGCCGTCCTCGCCGCGGGCCTCGGCGGCTTCCTCGTCGTGGACAGCTACTGGCTGACCCCGAAGCGCGAGAAGACGGCCGGCGTCAAGGGACGCCTGTGGACCATCGAGCCCAAGGACGTCCTGGGGCTGACCATCAAGCGCAAGGACGACACGGTCACGCTCAAGCGCGTGGGCGACGGCTGGGAGATGCTGGAGCCGGTCAAGACGCGGGCGAACAGCGGCGCCGTCAACGAGGTCGTCACTGGACTGGCGACAGCGAGAGTGGACCGGGAGATCGACGCCAACCCGTCCAAGCCAAGCGACTTCGGCCTCGAGCCGCCGGAAGCCTTCGTCACGCTCGAGGTCAAGGGCCAGGCCGCGCCGCTCACCCTCGCCCTGGGCGGCAAGAACCCGACGGGGGTCTGGGTCTACGCGCGGGAGGGAGGCAAGCCGGCCGTGGTCGCGATCGGCGACTCGATCTCCCGCGATGTCACGCGCCCGGTCGCCGAATTCAGGGACAGGACCCTCTTCGCCTTCGACCGGCGGAACGTCAGCGCGGTCGACCTCGACCTCGACGGGTCGAAGATGACGCTCGAAGCCGAGGACGGGGGCAAGTGGCGCATCGCCAAGCCCGGTCCCTACCGGGGCGACGCCGACATGATCACGGAGATGCTCGACAAGCTCGCGAGCGTCACGGTGAAGGAGTTCCTCGGTCCGGCGAAGTCGCCGGCAACCTTCGGCCTCGACAAACCCTCGCGCGTGACGCTCTGGCTCGGCAAGGACAAGGACCGCACATCCAAGACGCTCCTCCTGGGCAAGGTCGACGCCGCGAAAAAGGGCGTCTACGTCCAGCGCCAGGGCGAGCAGGAAGTGCTCGTGGCTCCCAGCGAGACCTGGGACAAGCTGCCGAAGTCCGTCGCGGCGGTGCGCGACAAGGTGGTCTTCGCCTACGCCTACGACAAGGTCAACCGCGTCGAGATCGAGAGCGCGGCGGGGACCGTTAAGCTCGAGCGAAATGGCATCGACTGGAACATCACCGCGCCCGAGGCACTCAAGGCCGACAGCGGCGCCGTCAACGGCCTCCTCTGGCGCATCCGCGACCTGCGCGCCTCGGGCTTCCTCGACGAGTCGCCGGCCGGCGTCGCGCGCTACCTGTCCAAGCCCGACGTGACGGTGAAGATCTGGGAGGAAGGCGTCAAGGAGCCCAAGACCCTGCTCCTGGGGCTGTCCAAGGCGGTCAAGGTCGGCGAGCCGACGGGCGTGGCGGCGCCGACCACGCAGGGCCCGGTCTTCATGGTCGAGGCCAAGGACATCGGCGATCTCTCCAAGACGGCGACTGACCTGCGCGACAAGAGCGTGGTCGCCTCATTCGACATGAAGGAGGTCAAGCGCGTACGCGTTACGGTCGGCGACAAGCGCCTGCTGCTGGAGCGCCGCGGCGAGGACGAATGGCGGGTGCTCGAGCCGTCGAAGGGCCCGGCCAAGGAGATCAAGGTCACGGGCCTGCTCCTGACGCTCCGCGCCCTCAAGTGGAAGGAGATCGCCGCCGCGGACGGCGCCGACGCGGCGCGGTTCGGCCTGGACAAGCCCGAGGTCGA